From Hydra vulgaris chromosome 15, alternate assembly HydraT2T_AEP, one genomic window encodes:
- the LOC136092404 gene encoding uncharacterized protein LOC136092404, with amino-acid sequence MPSRIIVNDNVLQPQADMTSQKIKNDDVLHSQADINQMASETTQNTNNDDVFIPQPNEENLLADILGDDVKEIKTPIFETGNKVASFVKGSLNLAYLAAKQSKSVEDWVKNGALTLTSLYELGLGIHQTIKIKEKKNIREERFRKQAIKLKSKLISMMIGEKLDAQEENFKKATQVYLARYYATYYIDKIDYYKEKSEKKKNVRSYPLIKNFEEYFSSSGTLAEKIDSYRKKLVKLNIDREIPNTKSSYFEYVEYILKKDYREFVKEEHKEEFALKYKLYRAYLKHGEFDKQICCGDQNEELKALASIIILPGIYFSFSRAMSEYKWNRNILKLEEAMKSYLKVESKIKAVIKKKLAIEKLNYYWKLTDSRYGKFLLDLNLKELSYEFKNGSCEKKFDVAFDLFQKLSYTGIANRMNYVHLNIEYKKI; translated from the coding sequence ATGCCATCACGAATTATAGTTAATGATAACGTTCTACAACCACAAGCAGATATGACATcgcagaaaataaaaaatgatgacgTTCTACATTCACAAGCAGACATTAATCAAATGGCTAGCGAGACCACGCAAAATACAAACAACGATGATGTTTTTATTCCTCAGCCAaatgaagaaaatttattaGCTGACATTTTAGGGGATGAcgttaaagaaattaaaacaccAATTTTTGAAACTGGGAACAAAGTTGCAAGTTTTGTAAAAGGGTCGTTGAACTTGGCTTATTTAGCAGCAAAACAATCTAAATCAGTTGAAGATTGGGTAAAAAATGGCGCCCTTACGTTGACTTCTCTTTACGAATTGGGATTAGGTATTCATCAAAccatcaaaataaaagaaaagaaaaacatacgCGAAGAGAGGTTTAGAAAACAagcaataaagttaaaaagtaaactaATTAGTATGATGATAGGCGAAAAACTGGACGCACAGgaagagaattttaaaaaagcaaccCAAGTATATCTTGCGCGTTATTACGCAACCTATTACATCGATAAAATTGACTATTATAAAGAAAAGAGTGAAAAGAAGAAGAACGTGCGTTCGTATccattgattaaaaattttgaagaataTTTTTCGTCTAGTGGTACACTTGCTGAAAAAATAGATAGTTACAGAAAAAAACTAGTTAAGTTGAATATTGACAGAGAAATACCAAATACAAAAAGTAGTTATTTTGAATACGTAGAGTATATTTTGAAGAAAGATTATCGTGAGTTTGTTAAGGAAGAGCATAAAGAGGAGTTTGCCTTGAAATATAAATTGTACAGAGCATATTTAAAACATGGGGagtttgataaacaaatttgttgTGGCGATCAAAATGAAGAATTAAAAGCCCTCGCAAGTATTATTATCTTACCtggaatttatttttctttttcaagagCAATGAGTGAATATAAATGGaacagaaacattttaaaactagaaGAAGCTATGAAATCTTACTTGAAAGTTGAATCAAAAATAAAGGCTgttattaagaaaaaacttgctattgaaaaactaaattacTACTGGAAACTAACAGATTCTAGATATGGGAAGTTTTTATTGGATCTAAATCTTAAAGAATTGagttatgaatttaaaaatggttcttgtgaaaaaaagtttgacgTTGCTTTTgacttatttcaaaaattgagtTATACAGGCATTGCAAATCGAATGAACTACGtgcatttaaatattgaatacaaaaagatttga